One segment of Brienomyrus brachyistius isolate T26 unplaced genomic scaffold, BBRACH_0.4 scaffold50, whole genome shotgun sequence DNA contains the following:
- the copz1 gene encoding coatomer subunit zeta-1 has translation MDAIILEPSLYTVKAVLILDNDGERLYAKYYDETYPTVKEQKAFEKNIFNKTHRTDSEIALLEGLTVVYKSNIDLYFYVIGSSHENELMLMSVLNCLFDSLSQMLRKNVEKRALLENMEGLFLAVDEIVDGGVILESDPLQVVHRVALRGDDVPLTEQTVTQVLQSAKEQIKWSLLR, from the exons ATGGACGCGATTATTCTG GAGCCCTCTTTGTACACGGTGAAGGCTGTCCTCATACTGGACAATGATGGGGAAAGACTCTATGCAAAG TATTACGATGAGACATACCCCACGGTGAAAGAGCAGAAAGCTTTTGAGAAGAACATTTTCAACAAGACCCACCGCACAGACA GTGAGATTGCTCTGCTTGAGGGACTAACAGTGGTCTACAAGAGCAATATTGACCTATACTTTTATGTAATTGGGAGCTCGCATGAGAATGAG CTGATGCTGATGTCCGTTCTGAACTGCCTGTTTGACTCTCTCAGTCAAATGCTGCG GAAAAACGTAGAGAAGAGAGCTCTTCTGGAGAATATGGAAGGACTTTTCCTCGCTGTGGATGAGATCGTGGATGGAGG AGTGATCCTGGAGAGTgaccccctgcaggtggttcATCGCGTGGCCCTCAGG GGTGATGATGTTCCTTTGACTGAACAGACGGTCACCCAG GTGCTTCAGTCGGCAAAGGAGCAGATCAAATGGTCCCTTTTGCGATAG